The following is a genomic window from Halichoerus grypus chromosome 13, mHalGry1.hap1.1, whole genome shotgun sequence.
GCTATTATTACCTAAAAATGTTATTAACAAAAGAACATTTACTGGCTTCTCTTGCACATAAAGCCTCTTCTCTGTAAAGACGCTGATTCATAGATACGAGTGAGGGTGTGTGTTCCTGCTTATTGTCCCAGATGTTTAAATGGACAGATCACTGTCTATGGTCACCCCTGGAGCCCTCATTCCACAGAAATTGTACCCATCTAGTGGACCATGGCTCGTGTAGTTTTCTTGGTGTTACAGTCGATGGCTTCCACCCGGAGTGCAGTTAGATACATAACAATGACTTTTAATCTAGCAGATCTATGGATGGGATTAGAGAGATCTGTGAACTTGAACATGTATATGTAAGTTCTTATGTATGTGCATGTTTTGATACTTTGATTCTCAAAGGGAATATTTACTTCAAAAAGTGAAGGATCATGACACAGCATTTCTGCCCTCATTCATAGAACTTATCACCCTACTACAACTTGCAAAACTTGTGATAGTCCACCCTGCCTCAGACTCAAACTCTTAGCAGCACTGACAAGTCTTGTCTGAAGAGACACACTTGGagagaaattttacatttaaaaatggactgtttttaaaatatcgaGAAAGTATTTCTGTCCGTCTTCTCTTCCCTCCATATGCTTTtcattcttctcccttttctttccctcccaacGCACTGAGTATATCAAGGTATAATAttttgctttgttaaaaaaaaaaaaaaactcaatattTACAAAAGATTAGTCATCTTCGGTTTCACTAAAGAGCTTTCATGTTTCAAGTTCAATGGTCTTCTTTTGGTTCACAATGCCACGGGCAAGAAACAAGGAGACGAAAAGAGACTATCAAAGGAATGTTTCATGACACAATTAAGTTCTGATAGCCAACTCTTTACCACTTTTAGGTAAACTCACTGTGGCCTTCTCTTCTTcaaggtgctactggcatctcaAGGGAAGATTAAGCTTACGAACCTAGTTCTGAGTTTTACAAATTCTAGGACGTCTGTAGGGACAGAAATGAAATATTAGTGTCAAAAGATAACCAGATGATTACAGACACATATGCTGCCTTTCCCTGTTGATGAGTAAAAACTGTCAGTCAGCGAAGGGGCACAGAATGTGCTGGAGAGAAATTACAAAGTGAGCAGAAGATAACTGTCCCTTGTTTCACAGAGTTTATACTTAGGAGAGTTTATGATTAGAAGAGTTTGCACTATCATTATCATTCCTATATAAACTCTCAAAAAGTTTATTATTAGGACAAATAATACATAGTCAAATTAAATCACCCAAATCATAAAAGCATAAATGACCCAAATATAAGAACACAGAGTCATGTAATTATGGATTTGCCCAAATTTATAGGAGGTGTGGTGTTTCAGGAAAGCCCGAGCTCATCAGAGACATACGGTGTCAGCCAGCAGGCATGCCAAAGAAGGAGTGAAACATGTGAGGCATTGGAGCACGAGATAAGAGGACTCTGAGCAGAGCCAAGGCACAAGTGAGATCCGTGACGTCCAAGGCAGCGGGTTATGATGGAAAGAGCACACATGATCTTAGGCAATTGCTCAACTTCTCTGACCCTAATTTGccttatgaaatgaaaataacattaataatcATAATAGTTTCCACCTTACAGGactgaaaggagaaatgagaTGTCATAGTGAGTGGCACtgtgaaaacattttgtaaatgatAAAGCGGCGATGGTGGTGAAGAAGATGACAATACTGCTCTTCCTCTTCATTGAAAAATGGGTGGAAAAaagcttcttcctcctcctgcagaGACAGAAGATCCAACAATGCTCTTTCGCCCACCTTAGAGATCTTGCCCTTCTAGAGGCTTTGGCATGTGACTGGTGAAAAATATCATGCTCTCAAGGAGGCGCTCATGGAGGTGGGGCCAAAGGCTGGCAAGGCCCCCTGTTATCTGGCCAGAGTCTCTGTCTGCACTACACTCTCTGGttgatttttgtcctttcttgggaccttagaggaatttattcatttaaaatgaggAAGGAATACCTATCATATGCCATACCCTGCCCTTAAAGAGCTTATAATCTAGCAAGCCACGTGCACAcccgcatgcacacacacacgtgcacacacacacacaaacagaaggTAGCAGGAAATTTGAGCATAGCTCTCATAAAAGGATGCACAGTGTGTTTTGTGAGTCCATGTGAATGGAGTTCTCCCCAGGGAACATGAATGTGGTCAGCTGCTTGAACAATTCAATGGGTATTAAGCAAAGAAGGAGAGAGCGTGCCACTCAGAGGGGACAGGTTGAACAACACAAAACAGTAGACTGGGTTTTCAATTAGTCCAAGGTATGTTGAGCTCAGAGTCTTTGGCAGGGAGAGGCAAGACCAAGTGGAAAGGAGGATAAGGAAAATTGTGGAAGGCCTGGAGGGTCATGCTGGAGTTTAGACTCTGTCCTTAGGTGCTTAAAGAGCCATTGGTGCTTTATAAGAAAGTGACTTGTTCAATCTGTGTTTCAGGAAGATAACTGGCATctacagaagaaaacatagaaatctTCATGACTTTTGGCTTAAGAGtgaaagggaaatgcaaatcacaagaGGCAGACAGAACAGATAAGAAACAAACTACAGACGTGAACAGTCTAAACTTGAGCAGTGCTGATaggaagaaaaggagataaaTTCAAGAGACATTTTAGTGGTAACACTGGTGAACAGTCACAGTGTGAAAAAGAAGGAATACACAAAGATAATCTTGATGGTTTGAGCTTAGAGTTTTAGACAATATTTGTCCTTCACTAGAAGCAGGCCCCCAAGAAGATCATGTGGAAGATGGTGATGTGTTTTAGCTGAGACATGTTTAGTTTTACTCCAGGACTTTCGGTGGGCTTTTCAGGAGGCAGTCGTGAATTTGGATGAAGTAAGCATATAGCTAGGTGTCATCAGCTATTATGGAAGCCGTGTGTTCAGACGGGATCATACATAGAATTTTGAGTAAGAGGAGAAGAGCTCTGGAAAGACCTATGGTTAAATAAGCAGATTGAAAAAAACATGACCCTAAAAGATAAAAATCGATTACAAGATCAATGACTTGAACTTACACCGAAGTGGTCCCTGAGGTCTCATTTCCACTTCAAATCACACCCTTGGGACTACCAACTACATTTATCCTAAAGACACACTGAGTGCCCACTATATGTTAAGTACTGTTCTAGGGATGTTGGGATACAAAACAAATCAGTCACGGCTCCTGCCCCAAGAAGCATGAAGCTCAATGCTAAGACAGGTTCAACAGCGTTACTTTTGCTGTCACTGAACCCGAGGTGTATTGACGACGTTCACAGGAAACATCATGCTTCCACAATTGCCACAGTTTCCGAAGCTGTTTCAGGTTTGTGGAAGTGACACCAAATGAAGCCTACATCACGACTGGACAAGGTAGCCCTTCTCTGCATGAGCTGGGGCCCTTAACCATGAGGTGGACATATAGATGGGCAGACCAACCGAGTTGTAGGGAAAGCTCACACCAGTTTTTCCATACGATTTCCTCACAGACCAGACTCTCACTCTCCTGGATGCTTGCTTCAAACCTCAGGAGCTGTGAGTCCCACCATGGCTGCCCAGAAAACCCTACCAGCAGACAAGAGTGTCCATGCTTCTGGACAGCATGGCAGCCATCAGAATGCATGTTCCTGTACCCCCTTCTTGTATCTTTACCACCTAAGGACAGAGTCTAGAAGTATGTCATTTTTGAATGGCAATAGGTGGGAATGGAgttaatcagaaaaataagttctttaaaaaaaaaaagaatatatatatatatatatagagagagagagagagacataccaCTGCATACCGGTTAAtttaattccccccccccaccccgccgccccaACAAAGGTCTCTGAAAGACATAATAGTTATTTCAGGTATGGCAGGTTAGCAATTAAATTATTTTGGTCAGAAGCTTTTCTACATCTCTCAAATCATGTCACATTAACTCATTCATGCCATATTCATGAATTCCACATCTGTTGAAAATCAAATAGCTGCCAGGTCTAGTATTATGCAGCACAGTGCCATGCTATAGACTACTCCAGATTAATTTAGTTCCTATTCAGGTGAAAGTCTTTTGTGATAAAAACACAATTCAATAGGCTGTTTATAAAATCCTGAGTGAGTTCAGCTTGGTCTATTgattctcaatttattttttatctgttttgttaaCGTAAATCttagtatttaaaattatttaaaattacctTATCAGCCTATGCATCTGGAAAAGTAACTTTCATGTGTAATAAATTAGCAACATTGAACCAAatcagatttatatttaaaaagcattctttCTATTCATTGCTAATTTGCTTGGCCTAGCAAATATAGAAAGTGCTGGTAGTCTCACAGTTGGTCAGAGGAGAACAATCACACTGTACAGTcatgttgtatttatttatttttgataaatagaGAATAAACTATACAGCACGTGAAGTATATACTGTAAATAACAAATGGCAATAGTTCAAAGATACATAATGTTTGAAAACTATGTACATGTTAAGTCtctatcaaggaaaaaaaaatctctatcaaGGAAAGCCCGAAAGACATGAACTTGAAATTATTAATGAAGTATTTTAGTTGTCCCCCAATCCCAAATCTATATTTTTTTGGCATCTAAATTCAACACTGATTTCAAATCAGATGTGTGAAAGGAAACTCTCTAGTGTCTTCCTAGGTCAGCAGGGAAACGTTATCCTTCACACCTACATTCAGTAGCTAGGCTTCCTTCCAAGCTCATTTCAATGAAACTGGAATAACTGGGATAACTAGAGAGTTTCAGACAAAACCCTAGGGCTGTTTCTACATTGTCATTACCAGCAGTTCCCAGACGTGATGCCCAGCTCCGGGTGCAAGGGGCTATGGggacgggggggaggggagggtggatgATGCGAATGAGTTGAGTTGGGTCAGAAAGGTAATGAACTTAGAAATAGGTGAGGCACACAGTAGTAGAAAGGCCAAAGCAGGGTGAGGACACTCAACCAGGTGTCTGCAAAAGGTCAAGTCTCCAAAATCATCTGCCAACCAATATTAGAAGGAAGTAAACACAAAGGAAACACAATGTGCTTTGATTATGCTCAGATCTATTCTCTTGTGGTGGTTCCTTGATGTGGTACGGACTACTATAATAGGAACCAACTGGAATTTCAAGGGCAAGACACTTTGCCACTAAACAAGATGATGTCATCCTTCCtgatgaagaagagaaaggggtgATCAGCTCTGAACAACCTGGACTTGGGGAGCTGCTTTTCGACAATGTTAATTCCTGTGGCAGCAGTGGCCTCTGTGCCCTCCTCGGTGACCTCTATATAGGACTTGTGCATCATTTTGGACACATATAAACGGCCTCCTGAAGCTATACCAGAGAGATCAGCTCTGGATTCTTCAAAGATGTCTTTCAGCCCTAGGGCTCTTAAGTGGTGTTTGATTTCATAATTCTTCTCTATCTTGAACTGAGGAAGAAACACCTCAACATACTGAGAGCTCATTTTTCTTGGACTGGTCCACTCCATTAGATTCTGAAAGGTCATTCTCTTTTCAATCTGTAGGAATATTGAAAAGGCAATTCAATATGCTTAAGAGACAGATAAAACACCAACTACAAAGATAGATGGTTTTTCATAATTATCCTCTCCTGGATATTTGAGTGTAAGTATGTCAATGGGCCCAGAGGAGTCTGAAAATGGGAAGTTACTAACACAAATAGTTCAAGCACTCTTTAACAAATCATGGTTAATTTGCTCTGCTATGACAAGGTGTGACTTACCTGTATTTCAAGGCATTTCTGTTCTCTGCCCGTATATGAATAAATACAGCCAAAGTGGAACAATGGGCAGGTGAAGGAATTAGGGTAGCAGAGAAcatgagaaggagaaaggagctCAGTGGTCATTTAAGTCAGCATTTCTTGACCATTTCCCATCATGGAAGACATAGAAAATGGTAATGTTTGCATAGCTTGCTGGAATAACCAATGGAACCGCAGGTGGCCCAAGGCAAGGAGCCCAGagctctagcctccagaatttaGGTGATTAGTACCTTCTAGCACAGTCACCTACACCATCTGGGGGCCTTGGATCCAAATATACCCTCCCACTCAACACATGCAACAACTGAAACTCAAGACATTGTAGGAAATGTGCCAAATTGCATAGCTGGGCACATCAGTTACATAGCTAGGTACCCACAGCTCTCTCTCCAGCATCACTGCTGTCCCCAATGATTCACAATGGAACTCACCAATTCCTGAATACTGAGAATTGATCAGAGACAATCCAGACTTATACAGGGAAGATTTTTCATGCACATTGTTTACAAATCTTATATGTAGGTATTTGTTCACAAATTCAGTCTCACTGGAATCCTAAAGATAGCTTTTCACAGCTATCCTTATCAAGGACCTAAATTTGTATAATCAAATTTTgtctaatttaaattttatgtgtgtaAATTATCCAGTTTATGGTTAATCTATAGTAACTTCATTCTGAATTagaattttttcctcatttaactCACTATAAAGCCAACTTCCCCATTATTTAGTTTCATAGGATTATGTAGGTCTGTAGGATAATGTAGGAATATGCATTTATACTCATCTGATCCAAACACTATTAGGAAGATctattacagaaaagaaaaacttagacaataagtataaaaacaaatctaTCTTTGGGGCGCTTGGtggcttggtggctcagtcgttaagcatctgccttcggctcaggttgtgatcccagggtcctgggatcaagccccacatcgggctccctgctccgcaggaagcctgcttctctctctctcactccccctacttgtattccctctctcactgtctctctctttctgtcaaataaataaataaaaatctttaaaaaaaaaaaccaacaaatctATCTTTTGAGTTATCTGCTGTTTATTTTATATGGGCTACTTTTCTCTGTTATTGTAGATTATTTGAAGTTAAAATAATTGATGTATGCTAAAATCTAATTGTGATAAAGATTATAAAGTGAATGATTGGTTTAATATGAgtatcaatattttatattgtcACTTTAGGTTTAACAACAGCAACTTCATGACATTCCTCTTGCTGTTCATGtcaaaaaaggtaattaaaatgaaactaaCTAAAAATCATTATAATGATTCAGTGATTTTGTccatttagaaattatatttccaaagttctaaaATCATGTTTCCAAATCATAGAAAACGGATGGATAGAAGTAATGCCTCTAGGTAGGAGGAgcatttctttatattctttttaccTTCCACTTATTTCATAAGCAACAGTCATTATTTTActaatcaaaacacaaaaaaatattttaaactttagttGTAACATTTTAGGGTAGCTgagatatgtgtacacacacacatatttgtacATATGTATGTTATCTATCAGACAAATTGATCAAATTCCATGAGCCTCCTTTCCCTGTCCCACGTGACTGCTGTATGGATCAAAAGAGATAACATAAATGCAGCTTAGAGTACAcagcctggaacatagtaggtgctcaatggaTGGTGTCTATTATTCCATTTACAGAGAGGGACCTGACATCCAGGCTTTTGGGATTTCAGGTCACAGGCTCAGGAGGCCACATTCACAAGCCTGAAAGGTCAGGATCTGAGATACAGTGATGCTCCCTGGCTTTGCAGGGCTACCATTCTTTGCCCTTGCACTGTGCTGGTCTATTGCCCTGGCCATACCAGTCACAGGGCAGTCCCTAACCTCTGCTTTTCCCAGAGACACAGCAGCTCAGAATGAGACCATACATTTCAATGTGCAAAGGCCCGGGACTCCAGACCCCACAATATCATTCCTGCCTGAAAATACTTAGTCTGTCCAAATTCCAATAATACATGAAAGACTGTTTTCATGGCCAAGTGCAAAGACCTAAACTCATGCCATTTTCCCTCCAAGGTCGAGGTTTGAGAGGGTTCTAATTTCATAGCTATTCaactaaaattatattaaactGAAGTAAGTCAATCTCAGTAACTATaatggtgtctggcacagagtaggtactccttaaatatttgtcaaataaatgaataaggggGTAAATCTGTAATTCTTATAACCTGAAATCGTAAAGTTGATGCATAAAAACACAATCAATAATATCCTAAAAATCTTCTAATTCTCCTATAGTGAAAGCGGCAGTAGCAACTTACTTGGGACAGGTCATTTTCAGGCAGCATAATGAACATGCTCATGCCACCATGATACTTGAGCTCAAGAACCTGCATGGGTGGGTCTCTAATGACAGAAAAATTGAACTTCCGTTCCTGATGCATCATGGCAACTGCTTTCCCGGGACACTGAAAGTCAagtcacaaaaaaatttttattagccCACCTTATTTCACTTTATAAGAATAGTGCTTCAGTTTTTGTCCAGTTGATCCTGTAGATTTCTCCTGACTTGCTGCCAAGAGTGGTTGCAGTGGTTCATAGCTTAGGGATACAAGCACAGACTTTGAGATTAATTGCCTGAGTTTAAAACTTCCAGCTGTGCAACTTTGGGCAATTTACTTCACTTCCCTGTGCCTCCATTCCTGCAAAGGACTGTTGTAAAGATTATGTGAGCTAACATACCTAGCATTTGGTACATTGCTTTGCACTTAgcattttatctgaaaatgtctataTGGTAAGTAACGAATAATTATTAAATAGCATTATAACTAAAAATGAAtgctatagatttttttatttttataatacctCATTCTTAAATTGTGTGATTTTGATAGTACTGGTCTGTATTTGACTTctgatgatagaaaaaaaatctatagtatTCATAGCaatatttatcattcattcaGTGATCTTTGATTTCTACCAGCTCTCAGCACTCCTATGTCTAAAACTTCTGATGTGGAAAAATGCAGAAAGaacatttcaataaataaaactaagtttAAAAGTTTAACCTGAGTTTCTCTGTCTCAACACAAAAGGCTGAGTGATTGAAAGAAACTTTAGAAGTCAATTACTGGAATCGCCTCATTTGTGAGGATGGGAAGGTCTACGGTGGTTGAGTTAACTTGCCTAAGACAATGCAGATTGGCATTGAAGCAAGGCAAGAACCCCAACACAGTACTGCTGACTCCAAAGCCTTTGATGTTTCTACTATCCTATAAGATTATTGTGTACAAAttggtaaaacacacacacacacacacacacacaagaatatgtTTTACAAAAGTTGGTTAAGACTGACACTTGGGAATGCATAACTTGACTAAAcataatttcttcctttgtaaaaggAAACACATCCTTGCTTTGACTCAGGAAAAATCATTGATATTAAATTACTGGAACTATACACCCCACAGTTAGaatcacaaaaaaatgaaaagcatacttttgtcatattttcttcttatagGCATCCAACTAGAATATCTTAAAATGAATTCATACGTTATTGTCTTTCCCAAATTTGAATATATTCTAAGAAATATCAATTTGTGGGACACCTCCAGTCGTGTGCCATAACCTGCATTATCAGGAAAATAGGTTGTTTTATAAACAATTCACCATATGGTGTTGGTAAGCAATGGAAGAAATAAGTAAAGAAGTGATGAATCCATCATTTGTCTATGTAAATTCCATAATTTCTGCGAAGGAATACTATgaccaaaaaaacccacttcttttgtaagattttattatgCACTTGattgagagagcacagagggagagtaagagggagaagcagactccccgctgagcagagagcctgatgtggggctcaatcccaggaccctgaccctgagatcacgacctgagccaaaggcagacgcttaaccaactgagtcacccaggccccctggcaaaaaaacttcttaaaaggATTTCCATACCTTGGGAGATTTGAAATGGCAATTTACAGTTTCGTTCTTGGTGAAGGCCAACTCCCACTTGCCTTTGAAGTACACAGCATTCACCAGCACCATCACAGCCAAAGAGCTTATGCTACCTGCTTGAAAGACGCTCTTGATTTtgccttttgaaaaataaatggagaaaaaacgtgaaattttaatgtaattttttatttttatttttttagatttatttatttatttacttgagagagagagggagagagagcagggggaggggcagaggcagagagaatctcaagcagagtccccactgaacatggaccCCTGTtgcgggctcaatctcaccaccgagatcacaatctgagccaaaatcaagaggtggacacttaaccaactgagccacccagatgccctgttaatgtaatttttaaaaagacaaggtGAACATATTTTTCCTTACGacataattataatacaatgATATTAGTAATAACCCATGAGCAATTGCTCCGTCCAGTACTCTCTGAACACTATGTGGAATATTtggtttaatcctcacaaaatctCTGTGAGGTGGGCACTTTCTTGTTGAGGAAGCTGGAgcacagagagatgaagtaatCTGTACAACATCACACAACAAGTTAGGGCACCAGGATTCTGACCCGGAAAGACAATTCCCAAAGCCCCTTCTTGCTGGTAAGCACCAAACTACCTTTCCTGCCTCGACGAGGCCACAGCACTCCAAATATAATTTAACTCCATTCTGTTGGGCtaattacttccttccttccacatgAACAAGATTTTTGCCGGATGTCAACCCTATTCTCGATACTTGAATCACACCCATGAAAGAACAGTCCATGCCATCATTGGGCTCACGGCCCAGCACCGGGGAGCAGCTGTCCACACTGGCCCCACAACCACGTGCTGAGTGTGCTGTGGGAGCTCAGATGAGGGGCACCATCTCTGGCTTGGCCCGCTGCTCGAGCTGATGGcaaggtgggaggcagagagaagctgcATGTAGCAGAGGCTGTTCACCCAAACACATGGAAGCTTGGAAGAGCACAGTGTATTTGGGGAAACCCTAACTCATTCTGATGTATAGGGAAAGTAGGGTTGGAAAGGTTAGAAGCAGGGGCCGAAAATGAAGAGCCTTGAATGTCTGGTAATAATTTTGGGTTATCCTGAAGGCAAT
Proteins encoded in this region:
- the SERPINB7 gene encoding serpin B7; this translates as MASLAAANAEFCFNLFRELDNNQGSENVFFSSLSIFTALALLRLGARGDCVSQIDKMLHFNPASRWGNSSQAQPGLQSQLKRVLSDINTSHRDYELHIANGLFAEKVFDLHRDYIKCAEKLYNAKVERVDFTNDVEDTRYKIHKWIENETHGKIKSVFQAGSISSLAVMVLVNAVYFKGKWELAFTKNETVNCHFKSPKCPGKAVAMMHQERKFNFSVIRDPPMQVLELKYHGGMSMFIMLPENDLSQIEKRMTFQNLMEWTSPRKMSSQYVEVFLPQFKIEKNYEIKHHLRALGLKDIFEESRADLSGIASGGRLYVSKMMHKSYIEVTEEGTEATAATGINIVEKQLPKSRLFRADHPFLFFIRKDDIILFSGKVSCP